A window of the Streptomyces sp. NBC_00250 genome harbors these coding sequences:
- a CDS encoding GNAT family N-acetyltransferase — translation MRDHVETPSGLLLRRWAALDARPVMSAFADPLMRGQSEAAIDSQDAAERWISVWTERWDAGAAFAFAVVDGGGAVLGNVAVGAVDRRHATGWVSYWTTSTARGRGVASQACRALARWAFSDAELSRLELGHRVNNPASCRVAAAAGFAVEGLQRQKLEYDGVRYDVELHARLASDKEPSYQ, via the coding sequence ATGCGTGATCACGTAGAGACTCCATCCGGGCTGCTGCTGCGTCGATGGGCCGCGCTGGATGCCCGCCCGGTGATGAGTGCGTTTGCAGACCCTTTGATGCGTGGGCAGTCCGAGGCGGCGATCGACTCGCAGGACGCTGCGGAACGGTGGATTTCGGTGTGGACGGAGCGATGGGACGCGGGGGCGGCCTTCGCCTTCGCCGTGGTTGACGGAGGAGGCGCCGTACTCGGAAACGTCGCCGTTGGTGCCGTCGATCGGCGTCATGCCACCGGCTGGGTTTCGTACTGGACGACGTCAACGGCCCGCGGGCGGGGTGTCGCCTCGCAGGCATGCAGGGCTCTGGCGCGGTGGGCTTTCTCTGACGCTGAGCTGTCCCGCCTCGAGCTGGGCCACCGGGTCAACAACCCCGCGTCGTGCCGGGTCGCTGCCGCCGCCGGCTTCGCGGTCGAGGGTCTTCAGCGGCAGAAGCTCGAATACGACGGCGTGCGCTATGACGTCGAACTCCACGCGAGGCTGGCAAGCGACAAAGAACCGTCATACCAATGA
- a CDS encoding DUF317 domain-containing protein produces the protein MVLARVDREEPHYANLAARQLRRYGFTVDITPGLQDEIDTKWEWANYPFPWCTREEVREVSAEAQRIHDDIAEGRFVVHLHANDGQNTVAVGSYSTGVRRHVHLHGEDHVRQVSSTFKDKTEAIAEFQRLYSVAAHPGPAPLTDLERTVRQVLTCGQPIAYTEAVTPGAEPPAAGPGEHEAFIQTLFADEPRWERYRPFDETTIAVNESLTARAEFDHEARHRSDVAWTISEYDGPVGERIWHATITASTPVPLIATILQHLDSPPVWSGEGPHEILRAAGWSPASHPAHAGWTAGSRSVTFGHTPHSTADRWTLHGGDNVDRAAWMIRLSAGVAEALLAELVSTATTLVAAPPPTTAARVMPVARISAAVPQPHARRR, from the coding sequence ATGGTGCTCGCCCGCGTCGACCGCGAAGAGCCCCACTACGCCAACCTCGCCGCCCGCCAGCTCCGGCGCTACGGCTTCACCGTCGACATCACGCCCGGCCTCCAGGACGAGATCGACACCAAGTGGGAATGGGCCAACTACCCGTTTCCCTGGTGCACCAGGGAGGAAGTCCGCGAGGTAAGCGCCGAAGCCCAGCGCATCCACGACGACATAGCCGAAGGCCGCTTCGTCGTCCACCTGCACGCCAACGACGGACAGAACACTGTTGCCGTCGGCAGCTACAGCACCGGGGTCCGGCGTCACGTGCACCTCCACGGCGAAGACCACGTCCGGCAGGTCAGCTCGACGTTCAAGGACAAGACGGAGGCCATCGCCGAGTTCCAGCGGCTGTACTCCGTCGCCGCCCACCCTGGCCCCGCCCCACTGACCGACCTCGAACGCACCGTCCGCCAAGTCCTCACCTGCGGGCAGCCGATTGCTTACACAGAAGCCGTGACGCCTGGGGCGGAGCCGCCGGCCGCAGGACCTGGCGAGCACGAAGCCTTCATCCAGACCCTCTTCGCAGATGAACCCCGGTGGGAGAGATACCGGCCGTTCGACGAGACGACGATCGCCGTCAACGAATCCCTGACCGCCCGGGCCGAGTTCGACCATGAGGCCCGACACCGTTCCGACGTGGCCTGGACGATCTCTGAGTACGACGGCCCGGTCGGCGAACGCATCTGGCACGCCACGATCACGGCGAGTACGCCCGTCCCCTTGATCGCAACGATCCTTCAGCACCTCGATTCACCTCCTGTCTGGTCCGGCGAGGGCCCCCACGAGATCCTGCGGGCCGCAGGATGGAGCCCAGCGAGCCACCCCGCCCACGCCGGCTGGACAGCGGGCAGCCGCTCGGTCACCTTCGGGCACACCCCACACTCCACCGCCGACCGTTGGACCCTCCACGGCGGCGACAACGTCGACCGTGCGGCGTGGATGATCAGGCTCTCCGCCGGTGTCGCCGAGGCCCTCCTGGCTGAACTCGTCTCCACCGCCACGACCCTCGTCGCCGCGCCCCCACCGACGACCGCCGCCCGAGTGATGCCCGTTGCTCGAATCTCAGCTGCCGTTCCGCAGCCGCACGCTCGGCGTAGGTAA